Within Nodosilinea sp. FACHB-141, the genomic segment TGTGGTCACCCACGAAATGCAGTTCGCCCGCGAAGTCTCCAACCGAGTGCTGTTCTTCAACAACGGCGTCATTGAAGAAGAGGGCATCCCCGCCGAGGTGTTTAGCAACCCCCGTAGCGATCGCCTGAGATCCTTCCTCAGCCGCCTGAGTCAGCATCAGTAGGGTTTAAGGCATCGGGTATAGGGTCTAAGGGGTTGCCCTAAACCCTATACCCCCGATCCTTCTCTCCGCTTTCACCCATCTCAGCAAAATTCCATCTCCAAAGATTGATCTTAGCGTTGATCAACGCTAAGATTAGAATCTTTGGAAATTGCTTCCAACGTTGGACATTGTTCGGAGAGTAAACGTTTATGGCGCGATATAGAGGCGCTCGCCTGCGGGTTGTACGCCGCTTGGGTGAGCTACCGGGTCTGTCCCGCAAATCCCCCCGTAAGGCTTATCCGCCGGGGCAGCACGGTCAAGACCGCAAGAAAAAATCTGAGTACGCAGTTCGGCTTGAAGAAAAGCAGAAGCTGCGGTTTAACTACGGTTTGACCGAAAAGCAGCTGCTTCGCTACGTGAAGAAAGCTCGTCGGGCCGGTGGTTCGACTGGTTTGGTGATTCTACAGCTGCTTGAAATGCGGCTTGACAACACCGTGTTTCGCCTTGGCTTTGGGCCGACCATTCCTTCGGCTCGCCAGGTGGTCAACCATGGCCACATCTGCGTGAATGGCCGTGTGGTGTCGATTCCTAGCTATCAGTGCCGGGCTGGCGATGTGATCACCGTACGCGATCGCGAAGCTTCTAAAAAATTGGTCGAAGCCAACCTAGAGTTCCCCGGTTTGGCCAATGTGCCTGCCCACCTCGAGCTTGACAAAGCCAAGCTCACCGCCAAGGTCAATGGCATCATTGAGCGCGAGTGGGTGGCCCTCAACGTCAACGAACTGCTTGTGGTTGAGTACTACTCCCGTAAGGCCTAAGGCTGCTGGTCATTACTGGAGTTTGTTTGCTGGCCGAACGGTCATCGCTTACCGCCCATAACGCATTACTCTTACTCAATTAATTTGTAGTTTGGCTCCTGGCCCGTCAGCTAGGAGCCATTTTTTTGTGCCTCCAAGTTTTGCGACCCCGGTTTTGCGTCTCTCGGGCAAATTCGTAAGAATATAACTACTCCCTATTGCGGCTGCGCCTATGCCCTGCCAGTTGTGCCAGCGTCCCGTAGACGATCTCACCGAACACCACTTGATGCCGCGCCAATACACCAAGCGTCGGCAACTGCCCACTAGCGAGACGGTGCTGCTGTGCCGCCCCTGCCACAAACAGATTCATACCCTGTTTGACAACCACACCCTGGCCCGCGATCTGAATACGTTAGAGCAGCTACAGGCAGAACCCAGGATCCAGAAGTTTGTCGCCTGGGTTCGCAAACAGCAGCCCCATAAGCGGGTGAGAAGCTATCGATAGCGAGCGATGCTAGGTTCTAGCCCTGGCCGTAGTGGTCTCAGCAGGGGTGGTTAGTTTGCCATTGTTGTGGTGCACCACCAGCACTGAGCAGTCGGCATGGTGCATGACGTAGTTGCTCACGCTACCCAGCAGCAGTTCGCTCAGGCCCCGGCGACCATGGCTGCCCACCATAATCAAATCAGCGCCCCAAGAGCTAGCCACGCTGCAAATGGTAGCGGCAGGTTCCCCAGATATCTGAGTGAATTCGGCGCTGACGCCCGCCGACTGGGCGCGATCGAGTTCTTGTCGCAGTTGGGCAATGCCCTGGGCCTCAAATTCTTCCCAACGTTTTTGGTAGAGTCTCCAGGTCGAGTCTTCCAGCACGGGGTAATAGGCCTGGTACGAGCGAATGGGAATGCCGGGGCTGCCTTCTTCGTAGGCCGAAAGCACGTGCACGAGCATGAGATTGGCCCGAGTGGCTTCGGCCAGGTCAAGGGCTTTTTGAAATACCTCGTGGCGGCGGGCAGAATTGTCGAGAGCAACCAGAATTTTCTTAAACATGGCGGCGAGTCTCCTGTTCTACAGGCCCGCGTTTTAGGCTCTCTATTTCACGTTTTTGGGATGCAGCGATAGAGACAGTGATGGAGCCAGGCCAGGGGCGATGCGGCTACGCCTCCATTATAAAAAGCCCTGTAACCCAGCAGGGTTAGCCGTAACAATGCCTTACGGTGAACGGCGGAATCGGGTCGAGGGCTTCACTGTTCTTAAGGTGCGATTCTCCTTTGGAGAGGCTGCGCCAACGCCCCTCTAGGCCGGTCTTTGACCATCACGCCAAAGCCTCTTTAGAGGCTACCAACCCTTTAGCGGCTCGAGAACTCCTCGCCTAATGGCTACGGCGTTGTAGATAGACCGGCATTCTATCTACGGGGTAGATCAGCAAATTCTGTTTCAGGTTTTCCACCGAAGATCGCCCATTGACTAGCTCCCAGTCAAAGTGCCGCAGCAGCTGGGCCAGCATCAGGGTTGATTCCAGCATCGCTAGGTGCTCGCCCAGGCAGCGGTGGGGACCAGAACCAAAGTCGATCATGGGTGGGGCTGGGGTTTGGCGATCTTCGGTGAGCCAGCGATCGGGCCAGAACTTATCTGGCTGGGGGTAAGCCTCCGGGTCGCGCCCGGCCCCTAGGGTTGACCAAAACAGGCGTGCTCCAGCAGGCAATTTAACGTCGTCGACGACCATGTCCCGGGTGGCTTGCAGCGATGTGGTACCCGAGGCAACAGAATAAAGCCGCAGGGTTTCTTTGACGACTCCTTGCAGGTAGCTCAGCTCTTTGAAGCTGGCCAGGGTGATGGCATCGTGATGGTCAAAAACGCGATCGACGGTGGCCTGAGCTTTTTGAAACACCGAGGGGTTTAGGGCTAGCTCGCCCACCGCAAAGGACAAGGTGTGCGCGGTGGTGTCTGTACCGGCAATCAACATTTCCACAATTTCGGGCAGCAGGGTGGCGCGACTGTAGTGGGGCTCTTTGGCGGCAATTTTGACCAGCATCGACTGTTGGAAGAGTGGGCTGGCCTTCTCTAAAGCAGCAGGGTCGCCGTAGCGTAGCTCTAGGGCCAGGTCGAGGCGCGATCGCAAGCAGTTTTCCAGATAACGGCGGGCAGCCCAGTAGTCTTTGCTGGCCTGGGTGGGCAGATATTTTCTCCAGGCCTTTTCACCGACAGCCATCCGCAAGAACCGGTAGGTTAAGACCGCCATGGCGTTGTAGGTCGGCTCAATCTCCAGGGGCGGGCCTTCAGAGCTGGGCTGGCTGGGGTCGATGGGAATGCCCAACACCAAAGCCGCAATCACCCGCATGGTCAGCTCCACAAATAGCGGATCCATCGGCACCGGCTCCCCCGGCGGGGCGGCTTGCAGCTGGGCCAGAGTCTGCTGGCAGGCTTGATCGACTAGGGTC encodes:
- the rpsD gene encoding 30S ribosomal protein S4 gives rise to the protein MARYRGARLRVVRRLGELPGLSRKSPRKAYPPGQHGQDRKKKSEYAVRLEEKQKLRFNYGLTEKQLLRYVKKARRAGGSTGLVILQLLEMRLDNTVFRLGFGPTIPSARQVVNHGHICVNGRVVSIPSYQCRAGDVITVRDREASKKLVEANLEFPGLANVPAHLELDKAKLTAKVNGIIEREWVALNVNELLVVEYYSRKA
- a CDS encoding HNH endonuclease, coding for MPCQLCQRPVDDLTEHHLMPRQYTKRRQLPTSETVLLCRPCHKQIHTLFDNHTLARDLNTLEQLQAEPRIQKFVAWVRKQQPHKRVRSYR
- a CDS encoding universal stress protein, with amino-acid sequence MFKKILVALDNSARRHEVFQKALDLAEATRANLMLVHVLSAYEEGSPGIPIRSYQAYYPVLEDSTWRLYQKRWEEFEAQGIAQLRQELDRAQSAGVSAEFTQISGEPAATICSVASSWGADLIMVGSHGRRGLSELLLGSVSNYVMHHADCSVLVVHHNNGKLTTPAETTTARART
- a CDS encoding cytochrome P450, which translates into the protein MTQLLGAPLYWLPLGLGAIALLGWQRWAKQQRFKSLRSLPSPPQHWLLGNIPQLLGAVKNRQLFQILFDWSKELGPKYVYWVGYPVLVLSQPKLIDSTIVQGTRDGSLVRTGQSQRAWNDLMGPIMIGQDGPEWQWRRKAWNPEFSSSGVSHYMTLVDQACQQTLAQLQAAPPGEPVPMDPLFVELTMRVIAALVLGIPIDPSQPSSEGPPLEIEPTYNAMAVLTYRFLRMAVGEKAWRKYLPTQASKDYWAARRYLENCLRSRLDLALELRYGDPAALEKASPLFQQSMLVKIAAKEPHYSRATLLPEIVEMLIAGTDTTAHTLSFAVGELALNPSVFQKAQATVDRVFDHHDAITLASFKELSYLQGVVKETLRLYSVASGTTSLQATRDMVVDDVKLPAGARLFWSTLGAGRDPEAYPQPDKFWPDRWLTEDRQTPAPPMIDFGSGPHRCLGEHLAMLESTLMLAQLLRHFDWELVNGRSSVENLKQNLLIYPVDRMPVYLQRRSH